The following proteins are encoded in a genomic region of Agromyces sp. CF514:
- a CDS encoding DUF998 domain-containing protein, producing MTHSTSLAGIVRRPIGDAEARESTALLVGAGAFVLGAVPGLFLFWGRDLPISGRGSFGDAAAIGAAIAALLAFLFGCLLRRSQRPGPDGSQQSAPALRRLHWFDIAALSLAHAIIALLGWVGLAAVFAAGFEGALLYSVTAAILVGAVMAITAYASFLSAVNITPMVLSIVLAAFLVVGTLASTLSASDPLWWQKNLSTLGISDDISSLTFNLTLIIAGVMVTTVAHYATAWLPTRTPAETRGRNLVRLALIVMGVMLACVGIFPVDEFLEIHNLSATGMAIVYVVLVIALRSLVPSMPRVFLLLGYVFVAVIVVLATFFISGYYNLTAVELVAFALIFAWLIVFLRTAGSMASRDAASAAQAVRAGAPADRPAPEAVES from the coding sequence TTGACGCATTCGACCTCGCTCGCCGGCATCGTCCGTCGCCCCATCGGCGATGCCGAGGCCCGCGAATCCACGGCGCTGCTCGTCGGTGCCGGCGCATTCGTGCTCGGCGCGGTGCCCGGGCTGTTCCTGTTCTGGGGCCGGGACCTGCCGATCTCCGGCCGGGGGTCGTTCGGCGACGCTGCGGCGATCGGCGCGGCGATCGCCGCGCTGCTCGCCTTCCTCTTCGGCTGCCTGCTGCGACGGTCTCAGCGGCCCGGCCCTGATGGGTCGCAGCAGTCGGCTCCCGCCCTGCGGCGCCTGCACTGGTTCGACATCGCCGCGCTGAGCCTCGCGCACGCGATCATCGCCCTGCTCGGCTGGGTCGGACTCGCCGCCGTGTTCGCCGCGGGGTTCGAAGGCGCGCTGCTCTACTCGGTGACCGCGGCGATCCTCGTCGGCGCGGTCATGGCGATCACCGCATACGCCTCGTTCCTGTCCGCGGTCAACATCACGCCCATGGTGCTGTCGATCGTGCTGGCCGCGTTCCTGGTCGTCGGCACGCTGGCGAGCACGCTCAGCGCGAGCGACCCGCTCTGGTGGCAGAAGAACCTCAGCACGCTCGGCATCAGCGACGACATCTCGTCGCTGACGTTCAACCTCACGCTGATCATCGCCGGCGTCATGGTCACCACGGTCGCCCACTACGCGACGGCCTGGCTGCCGACGAGGACGCCCGCCGAGACGCGCGGGCGAAACCTCGTTCGGCTGGCGCTCATCGTCATGGGCGTCATGCTCGCGTGCGTGGGCATCTTCCCGGTCGACGAGTTCCTCGAGATCCACAACCTCTCGGCGACGGGCATGGCGATCGTCTACGTGGTGCTCGTGATCGCGCTGCGGTCGCTCGTGCCGTCGATGCCGCGGGTGTTCCTCCTGCTCGGCTACGTGTTCGTGGCGGTCATCGTCGTGCTGGCGACCTTCTTCATCTCGGGCTACTACAACCTCACGGCGGTCGAGCTCGTCGCGTTCGCGCTCATCTTCGCCTGGCTCATCGTGTTCCTCCGCACCGCGGGTTCGATGGCCTCGAGGGATGCCGCATCCGCCGCCCAGGCGGTGCGGGCAGGCGCCCCGGCCGACCGGCCCGCGCCCGAGGCGGTGGAATCGTGA
- a CDS encoding DUF2252 domain-containing protein — MSDRGVLPPARLQPKSEDFEARRESGRAARAHTPRRSHATWAPTSTRPDPVALLEGQAESRDPLLIPLRHARMSVSPFTFYRGAAVIMAADLHAATDSGIVVQLCGDAHLSNFGVFGSAERRLVFDINDFDETLPGPFEWDVKRLVASIEIAARHRGFDDDERREARLAAVRGYREQILRSADASVLDAWYDTVPVEHVQELVRRAVDEDRLGKKQMKRFESVVAKALTQDRMKVFSKLVTNEGGRMRIAADPPLVVPVEDIATVDHEQTEAKMQAALHAYQGTLTTERHPIAEYSYVHMARTVPGVGSVGTRTWVVLLRGRDDADPIFLQAKEAQPSVLERFLGPSEYEEHGERVVRGQRVMQATSDIFLGWQRGYPDDTGVQRDFYIRQLKDWKGSLDPEVMVPRGAVLYARVCGETLARAHGRSGDRVQLAAYLGTSDVFDESISDFAEAYADQNDLDYRAFTDAIAEGRIEAAQA, encoded by the coding sequence GTGAGCGATCGGGGCGTGCTGCCGCCCGCGCGCTTGCAGCCGAAGTCCGAGGACTTCGAGGCGCGCAGGGAGTCCGGTCGCGCCGCCCGCGCCCACACGCCGCGCCGGAGCCACGCGACCTGGGCTCCGACGTCGACGCGGCCCGACCCGGTCGCGTTGCTCGAAGGACAGGCCGAGTCGCGCGACCCCCTGCTGATCCCGCTGCGGCACGCGCGCATGAGCGTCTCGCCGTTCACGTTCTACCGCGGTGCGGCCGTGATCATGGCGGCCGACCTCCATGCCGCGACCGACAGCGGCATCGTCGTGCAGCTCTGCGGCGACGCCCACCTGTCGAACTTCGGCGTGTTCGGGTCGGCGGAGCGTCGGCTCGTGTTCGACATCAACGACTTCGACGAGACCCTGCCCGGCCCCTTCGAATGGGACGTCAAGCGACTCGTCGCGAGCATCGAGATCGCGGCCAGGCACCGCGGCTTCGATGACGACGAACGCCGCGAGGCCCGCCTCGCGGCGGTGCGCGGGTATCGGGAGCAGATCCTGCGATCCGCCGACGCCTCGGTGCTCGACGCCTGGTACGACACCGTCCCGGTCGAGCACGTGCAGGAGCTCGTTCGGCGTGCGGTCGACGAGGACCGCCTCGGCAAGAAGCAGATGAAGCGGTTCGAGTCGGTGGTCGCCAAGGCGCTCACGCAGGACCGCATGAAGGTCTTCTCGAAGCTCGTCACGAACGAGGGCGGTCGCATGCGGATCGCCGCGGACCCGCCGCTCGTGGTGCCGGTCGAGGACATCGCGACCGTCGACCACGAGCAGACCGAGGCGAAGATGCAGGCGGCCCTGCACGCATACCAGGGCACCCTGACGACCGAGCGGCATCCGATCGCGGAGTACAGCTACGTGCACATGGCGCGCACGGTACCGGGGGTCGGCAGCGTCGGCACCCGCACCTGGGTGGTGCTGCTGCGGGGGCGCGACGACGCGGACCCGATCTTCCTGCAGGCCAAGGAGGCGCAGCCCTCGGTGCTCGAGCGCTTCCTCGGGCCGAGCGAGTACGAGGAGCACGGCGAGCGCGTCGTGCGCGGCCAGCGGGTGATGCAGGCGACGAGCGACATCTTCCTCGGATGGCAGCGCGGGTACCCCGACGACACCGGGGTGCAGCGAGACTTCTACATCCGCCAGCTCAAGGACTGGAAGGGCTCGCTCGACCCCGAGGTCATGGTTCCGCGCGGGGCCGTGCTCTACGCGAGGGTGTGCGGCGAGACCCTCGCACGAGCGCACGGACGAAGCGGTGACCGAGTTCAGCTCGCCGCCTACCTCGGCACGTCGGACGTGTTCGACGAGTCGATCTCGGACTTCGCCGAGGCGTACGCCGACCAGAACGACCTCGACTACCGCGCCTTCACGGACGCGATCGCCGAAGGTCGGATCGAGGCCGCGCAGGCCTGA
- a CDS encoding DUF2255 family protein: protein MSTWTAEELASLDRAGEIRVAGRRDDGTLRTPVIIWHAVVDGALYARSVRGPEGGWYRGVTRNSEGTVSWGGQTREVTYTRDDTHDDDLDDAYFAMYGRGSATQSLMKPEVRATTLRIDPK, encoded by the coding sequence ATGAGCACGTGGACCGCCGAAGAACTCGCCTCCCTCGACCGCGCCGGGGAGATCCGCGTCGCGGGCCGACGCGACGACGGAACCCTGCGCACGCCCGTGATCATCTGGCACGCCGTCGTCGACGGCGCCCTGTACGCACGATCCGTGCGGGGGCCGGAAGGCGGCTGGTACCGCGGCGTCACGCGCAACTCCGAGGGCACCGTGAGCTGGGGCGGGCAGACCCGCGAGGTCACGTACACGCGCGACGACACGCACGACGACGACCTCGACGACGCCTACTTCGCGATGTACGGGCGCGGTTCGGCGACCCAGTCGCTCATGAAGCCCGAGGTGCGGGCCACCACGCTGCGCATCGACCCGAAGTAG
- a CDS encoding alcohol dehydrogenase catalytic domain-containing protein yields MKATLMYGAGDVRVETVPDPVLRHDTDAIVRAVRACVCGSDLHPFHSMPHGEHGTAMGHELIAVVERVGTAVTTVRPGDFVIAPFAFQDNTCVFCREGFQTSCVHGGWYGGANGGLQAELARIPQADGSLVVVPGVDPATADESLLASLLALSDVYLTGYHAAHMGRVEPGKTVTVIGDGAVGLSAVLASKLLGAERIILMGHHTARTDLGVEWGATDVVAERGAEGVAKVMELTGGEGSHVVLEAVGHMPAYEQAYGIVRPGGVISRVGVPQYEEAPIGFGSLFGRNATLTGGPAPVRAYLEAAIHQVLDGVIEPGRVFDRTVSIDEVPSAYAAMDAREALKVMVAF; encoded by the coding sequence ATGAAGGCAACACTCATGTACGGCGCCGGCGATGTTCGCGTCGAGACCGTTCCCGACCCCGTCCTCCGCCACGACACCGACGCGATCGTGCGCGCCGTCCGCGCCTGCGTGTGCGGCAGCGACCTGCACCCCTTCCACTCCATGCCCCACGGCGAGCACGGCACGGCCATGGGCCACGAGCTCATCGCCGTCGTCGAGCGGGTGGGCACGGCCGTCACGACCGTGAGGCCCGGCGACTTCGTGATCGCGCCGTTCGCGTTCCAGGACAACACGTGCGTGTTCTGCCGGGAGGGATTCCAGACCTCGTGCGTGCACGGCGGATGGTACGGCGGCGCGAACGGCGGACTGCAGGCCGAGCTCGCGCGCATCCCGCAGGCTGACGGCAGCCTCGTCGTCGTGCCCGGCGTCGACCCCGCGACCGCCGACGAGTCGCTGCTCGCCTCGCTGCTCGCGCTGTCGGACGTCTACCTCACCGGCTACCACGCGGCCCACATGGGCCGGGTGGAACCCGGCAAGACGGTCACCGTGATCGGCGACGGCGCGGTCGGCCTCTCGGCCGTGCTCGCCTCGAAGCTGCTGGGCGCCGAGCGCATCATCCTCATGGGCCACCACACCGCGCGCACCGACCTCGGGGTCGAATGGGGCGCGACCGATGTCGTCGCCGAGCGCGGCGCCGAGGGCGTCGCGAAGGTCATGGAGCTCACCGGCGGCGAGGGCAGCCACGTCGTGCTCGAGGCGGTCGGTCACATGCCCGCCTACGAGCAGGCGTACGGCATCGTGCGCCCCGGTGGCGTCATCTCGCGGGTCGGCGTGCCCCAGTACGAGGAGGCGCCGATCGGGTTCGGCTCGCTGTTCGGCAGGAACGCGACGCTGACCGGCGGACCGGCGCCCGTGCGCGCCTACCTCGAGGCGGCGATCCACCAGGTGCTCGACGGTGTGATCGAGCCCGGCCGCGTGTTCGACCGCACGGTCTCGATCGACGAGGTGCCGTCGGCGTATGCCGCCATGGACGCGCGCGAGGCCCTGAAGGTCATGGTCGCGTTCTGA
- a CDS encoding MFS transporter, translating into MQQAETGSVPVTDAAASGSRRVTDAAASAAPTPRRTGAILAIILLSYFMILLDNSVIFTALPSLEADLGLSAGELSWVQDAYTLVFGGLLLLGARAGDLLGRRRVFVFGLVVFSAASLLVGLATTDWWIIGARALQGVGAAIVAPSSLSLITASFPAGRERARAVALYGATAGIGASLGLVVGGAFATWISWRAGFFINVPIGLAMILLAPRFLPETERARGRFDVIGALTATLGIGAIVFGVIHAAETSWGSPVTAASLVVGAMLLVVLVLTEARVAQPIMPLRLFASRVRTGAYVGRMLYMGAMIGFFYFTTQFLQGVLGMSPIQAGVAFLPMTVVNFAVAMLIPHLTRRFGEGLPLVVGVALTAAGMLWLSRLAPDTAYLTGVALPMVVIGAGQGLVFAPLTSAGIVGATARDAGAASGLVNTFHQVGMSLGLGVLVAVAAASGTGTGVADLANQVSAALTGGSAMLGLCLVVCAALILPRMPRAAAVPEAGVGTPARPTP; encoded by the coding sequence GTGCAGCAGGCCGAGACGGGGTCGGTTCCGGTGACGGATGCCGCGGCATCCGGTTCGCGTCGGGTGACGGATGCCGCGGCATCCGCAGCTCCGACCCCGCGGCGTACGGGCGCGATCCTCGCGATCATCCTGCTCAGCTACTTCATGATCCTGCTCGACAACTCGGTGATCTTCACCGCGCTGCCGAGCCTCGAAGCGGATCTCGGGCTGAGCGCCGGCGAGCTGTCGTGGGTGCAGGACGCCTACACGCTCGTGTTCGGAGGCCTGCTGCTGCTCGGCGCGCGCGCCGGCGACCTCCTCGGCCGTCGCCGGGTGTTCGTGTTCGGCCTCGTCGTCTTCTCGGCGGCGTCGCTGCTCGTCGGCCTCGCGACCACCGACTGGTGGATCATCGGCGCGCGTGCGCTGCAGGGCGTGGGCGCGGCGATCGTCGCGCCCTCGTCGCTGTCGCTCATCACCGCGAGCTTCCCGGCGGGCCGCGAGCGCGCGAGGGCCGTCGCCCTCTACGGCGCGACCGCGGGCATCGGCGCGAGCCTCGGCCTCGTCGTGGGCGGCGCGTTCGCGACGTGGATCTCGTGGCGCGCCGGGTTCTTCATCAACGTGCCGATCGGGCTGGCGATGATCCTGCTCGCACCGCGGTTCCTGCCCGAGACCGAGCGAGCCCGCGGCCGCTTCGACGTGATCGGCGCGCTCACGGCGACGCTCGGCATCGGGGCGATCGTCTTCGGCGTGATCCACGCCGCCGAGACGTCGTGGGGATCGCCGGTCACGGCCGCCTCGCTCGTGGTCGGCGCGATGCTGCTCGTCGTGCTCGTGCTGACCGAGGCCCGCGTCGCGCAGCCGATCATGCCGCTGCGGCTCTTCGCCAGCCGCGTGCGCACGGGCGCCTACGTCGGCCGCATGCTCTACATGGGCGCCATGATCGGCTTCTTCTACTTCACGACCCAGTTCCTGCAGGGCGTGCTCGGCATGAGCCCGATCCAGGCGGGTGTCGCGTTCCTGCCGATGACCGTGGTCAACTTCGCCGTCGCGATGCTGATCCCGCACCTCACGCGCCGCTTCGGCGAGGGGCTGCCGCTCGTGGTCGGCGTCGCGCTCACGGCCGCCGGCATGCTCTGGCTCAGCCGCCTGGCGCCTGACACCGCCTACCTCACGGGCGTCGCGCTGCCGATGGTCGTCATCGGCGCCGGCCAGGGGCTCGTCTTCGCGCCGCTCACCTCTGCGGGCATCGTCGGGGCCACCGCTCGGGATGCCGGTGCCGCGTCGGGGCTCGTCAACACGTTCCACCAGGTCGGGATGTCGCTCGGCCTCGGCGTGCTCGTCGCGGTGGCTGCGGCATCCGGAACCGGAACCGGCGTCGCGGACCTCGCGAACCAGGTGTCGGCGGCGTTGACTGGGGGCAGCGCGATGCTCGGGCTCTGCCTCGTCGTCTGCGCGGCACTGATCCTGCCCCGGATGCCCCGGGCGGCCGCCGTGCCCGAAGCGGGCGTCGGGACACCCGCTCGCCCCACCCCCTGA
- a CDS encoding aldo/keto reductase, producing the protein MHTRTLGQGLEVSAVGLGAMGMSQSYGPNPGDRDDMIGVLRYAVEHGVTFIDTAEVYGPWVNEELVGEGIAPIRDQVVVATKFGFDIRDGQMHGVDSRPEQIRRVADASLHRLGVDVLDLFYQHRVDPKVPIEDVAGTVGELIAEGKVRHFGLSEAAAATIRRAHAVQPVTAVQSEYSLWTRDPEAEVLPTCAELGIGFVPFSPLGKGFLTGTVTADSTFGAGEIRARVPRFERENLLANQALVDHVRALADARGATPGQVALAWLLAQHPFIVPIPGTRRRERVDENAAATAVALSADDMADLDGLADRIGVAGNRYDEAGMAAVGL; encoded by the coding sequence ATGCACACGCGAACACTCGGACAGGGACTCGAGGTCTCGGCCGTCGGACTCGGCGCCATGGGCATGTCGCAGAGCTACGGGCCGAATCCGGGCGACCGCGACGACATGATCGGCGTGCTGCGGTACGCCGTCGAGCACGGCGTGACGTTCATCGACACCGCCGAGGTCTACGGGCCGTGGGTCAACGAAGAGCTCGTCGGCGAGGGGATCGCCCCCATTCGTGACCAGGTCGTCGTCGCCACGAAGTTCGGCTTCGACATCCGCGACGGGCAGATGCACGGCGTCGACTCGCGTCCCGAGCAGATCCGTCGGGTGGCGGATGCCTCGCTCCACCGTCTCGGCGTCGACGTGCTCGACCTCTTCTACCAGCACCGGGTCGACCCGAAGGTGCCCATCGAGGACGTCGCCGGAACCGTCGGCGAGCTCATCGCCGAGGGAAAGGTGCGCCACTTCGGGCTCTCGGAGGCCGCCGCGGCGACGATCCGACGGGCGCACGCCGTGCAGCCCGTCACCGCGGTGCAGAGCGAGTACTCCCTCTGGACCCGCGACCCCGAGGCCGAGGTGCTGCCGACCTGCGCCGAGCTCGGCATCGGGTTCGTGCCGTTCAGCCCGCTCGGCAAGGGCTTCCTGACCGGCACGGTGACTGCGGACTCGACGTTCGGCGCCGGGGAGATCCGCGCCCGGGTGCCGCGCTTCGAGCGCGAGAACCTGCTCGCCAACCAGGCGCTCGTCGACCACGTGCGCGCGCTCGCCGATGCCCGCGGTGCCACGCCGGGGCAGGTCGCGCTCGCCTGGTTGCTCGCGCAGCACCCGTTCATCGTGCCGATCCCCGGCACGCGCCGCCGCGAACGCGTCGACGAGAACGCCGCCGCAACGGCCGTCGCGCTCTCCGCCGACGACATGGCCGACCTCGACGGGCTCGCCGACCGCATCGGCGTCGCCGGCAACCGCTACGACGAGGCCGGCATGGCCGCCGTCGGGCTCTGA
- a CDS encoding cupin domain-containing protein, which yields MSTRLQLKAPTVKGPEAWFTGDVYFNAYYAGEEPSRTRLNLVRFTPGAHTAWHRHAVGQTLHVTEGLGYVQSRGEELIELHPGDTVYTPAGEWHWHGATADQFMCHLALWEAPGGGEPETEWGALLTSDEYPGH from the coding sequence ATGAGCACGCGACTGCAGCTCAAGGCACCGACCGTGAAAGGCCCCGAGGCCTGGTTCACGGGTGACGTGTACTTCAACGCCTACTACGCGGGCGAGGAGCCGTCGCGCACGCGACTGAACCTCGTGCGCTTCACGCCCGGCGCGCACACCGCCTGGCACCGGCATGCCGTCGGGCAGACCCTGCACGTGACCGAGGGGCTCGGTTACGTGCAGAGCCGCGGCGAGGAGCTCATCGAGCTGCACCCCGGCGACACGGTCTACACGCCCGCCGGCGAGTGGCACTGGCACGGCGCGACCGCCGACCAGTTCATGTGCCACCTCGCGCTCTGGGAGGCGCCCGGCGGCGGCGAGCCCGAGACGGAGTGGGGCGCGCTGCTGACCTCGGACGAGTACCCGGGCCACTAG
- a CDS encoding helix-turn-helix transcriptional regulator, whose protein sequence is MGDVRADIREFLSSRRARITPDQAGLPAYGGNRRVPGLRREEVAMLAGVSVDYYVRLERGDLAGASESVLDSLARTLQLDDAEREYLFDLARAAGPAPRRVSKPKTSVRPAVQQVLDAIGDAPAWVRNGRHDILAANRLARALYSPVFDDPRRPVNTTRFAYLNPAAREFWRDYDQITHDAAAMLRLEAGRNPHDPELIKLVGELSTQSELFRERWASRDVKFHRSGLKRLHHPVVGDLDLNYESMDLPSEPGLVLNVYTAPADSASADALKLLASWAATNAEALADSAPAAPATPVE, encoded by the coding sequence ATGGGAGACGTGCGCGCCGACATCCGGGAGTTCCTGAGTTCGAGGCGCGCCCGCATCACGCCCGACCAGGCCGGGCTCCCGGCCTACGGCGGCAACCGGCGCGTGCCCGGCCTGCGGCGCGAAGAGGTCGCGATGCTCGCGGGCGTCTCGGTCGACTACTACGTGCGGCTCGAGCGCGGCGACCTCGCCGGGGCATCCGAGAGCGTGCTCGACTCGCTCGCCCGCACGCTGCAGCTCGACGACGCCGAACGCGAGTACCTGTTCGACCTCGCGCGGGCGGCCGGGCCCGCCCCGAGACGGGTGTCGAAGCCGAAGACCTCGGTGCGACCGGCCGTGCAGCAGGTGCTCGACGCCATCGGCGACGCGCCCGCGTGGGTGCGCAACGGGCGGCACGACATCCTCGCCGCGAACCGGCTGGCGCGCGCGCTCTACTCCCCCGTCTTCGACGACCCGCGGCGGCCCGTCAACACCACGCGCTTCGCATACCTGAACCCCGCGGCCCGCGAGTTCTGGCGCGACTACGACCAGATCACGCACGACGCCGCGGCGATGCTGCGACTGGAGGCCGGGCGCAACCCCCATGACCCAGAGCTCATCAAGCTCGTCGGCGAGCTCTCGACGCAGAGCGAGCTGTTCCGCGAGCGCTGGGCCTCTCGCGACGTGAAGTTCCACCGCAGCGGGCTGAAGCGCCTGCACCACCCCGTCGTCGGCGACCTCGACCTGAACTACGAGTCGATGGACCTGCCGAGCGAACCCGGGCTCGTGCTCAACGTCTACACGGCCCCCGCCGACTCGGCGTCGGCCGACGCGCTGAAGCTGCTCGCCTCGTGGGCCGCGACGAATGCCGAGGCGCTCGCCGACTCCGCGCCGGCCGCCCCTGCGACGCCCGTCGAGTAA